The sequence below is a genomic window from Gymnogyps californianus isolate 813 unplaced genomic scaffold, ASM1813914v2 HiC_scaffold_277, whole genome shotgun sequence.
gagcagagctggggggggggagcaccCCTCCCTGGGGTCCAGCGTAGCCTCATGTGTgcccgcggggggggggggtcgaTAGGACCCCGGGGGGGGCAGGACCTGCTGTCAGAGCCCTCCCGGGAGCGGGGTGTCCCCCCGCAccgccccggggcagggggatCCCCTCTCACCAGGCGGGGGGGGTCTCCCCACGGGTGGCGAGGGTCCTCCGtccctggggggggggtgtgtgtgtgtgtgggggggtccCGTGtccgcccggcccccgcccgcaCTCACGTGTCGCCGTCCTCGGTCAGGAAGCCCAGGACGTGCCGCAGCCAGGCCGCGGGGTCCacggcggccgccgccgcttccTCGGGGGGCTCAGCGAGGCGGACGGCGCCTACGGCCGCCGTGACAGGGcccagggccgggccgggctgctCGGGCCCGGGGCTGGCGGGCCCGGGGCTGGCGGGCAGCGGCCCCAGCTGCCCCTCGCCCAGCGAGCCCAGGCCGCTGTCGCACCACTCATCGCCCTCGGGCCGCTTCACCTCACCGGGGAGCGccggcgccgccgcctccgcggCCGCCATGCCGGGCCGCCGGGCTGGGCCGCGCTCAGGCCCGCGCCGCCAtggggccgccgccgccgtcccggGAAATCCCCGCCGGGCCCGGCGATGGCGGCCGCGCGGGGCCTGCCGGGACCCGTAGTCCTCACACCACTTCCGGGGCAGTGCGCGCGGGGCACGCCGGGAAGCGCGGCGCTCGCCCGCCTATCAGCGCCGCCCGCGGTGCACGCCGGGAGGTGTGGCCGCAGCAGTGGGACGGGCGGCACGGCACACGCCGGGAGGTGTGGCGCTCTCCCGCCTATCAGCGCCGCCCGCCGTGCACGCCGGGAGGTGTGGCTGTGAGGCGCGGGGCACGCCGGGAGGTGTGGCCCGGGCAGCGGCCGGCGCCCATGGCCGAGCCGGACGGTAAcgggggggcggcgggaccGGGGACAGTGGCGGgacacccccccgcccccccgctaGCTTatcccccccccttctccttctcccccagctcccgGTGCCCGCGGGGACGAGGCCGAGCGGGACGCGGAGTCGCCGGTGAGTGCCCGGCGGTGCGCGTCCCCCCCCCGTACCGGTGGCCATGGCCCCGGTCAGGCCTCTCCGGGGAtggagcccccccccccccgccgtcACCGGCTGATCCCCCTCCGGTCTCCCACAGGCCTCCGATACCGAGTCCGGCGCTTCGGGCGACTCTGAAAGTAGGTGCGGGGACGGTGCGGGccgcagcggcggcgggggggcccCGGTGGCTgatcctcctctcccccccgccccggtgcAGTGGAGCTGCTGCGGAGCCTCCTGTCCCGGACGCTGGGGCTGGGCGGGGAGAAGCCGGAGAAGGTGCTGGACGAGCTGACACTGGAGGGAGTGAGCCGGTTCCTGCGGAGCGAGAGATGtacggggccgggggggggaggtttggggggggggggcgcttTTGGGGTGCCCCCCCTCAGCGCCCCATCTTCTCTCTCCCAGGTAAGAACGTCGTGTGCATGGTGGGCGCTGGGATCTCCACCTGTGAGTAcgggttttgggggggggggggtgtacCGGCAgcacggcggggggggggtcctgacgcccccccccgcagccgccGGGATCCCCGACTTCCGCTCGCCCGGCACCGGGCTCTACGCCAACCTGCAGAGCTACGACCTGCCCTACCCCGAGGCCATCTTCGAGATCAGCTTCTTCAAGGTAAGCCCCTGAAAcattggggagggggggtcccagccctgctggggggggggtccctgccCTCCCGGGGGGGCTCAGAGCCCCCCCATCCCCTGAGAGCGGCATCTGTCCCCGCAGCAACACCCCGAGCCCTTCTTCGCCCTGGCGCGTGAGCTCTACCCAGGGCAGTTCAAGGTAAGACCCTCCCCAGCCTCAGTTTCctcttgctgcagccccccccccccaaaaaaaaaagtccctggGGGCTTCCccaccccgctgcccccccAAACTGACCCCCTGCtctgtcccgtcccccccccgccagcccaCGGTGTGTCACTATTTCATgcggctgctgcaggagaaggggcTGCTGCTGCGCTGTTACACCCAGGTAGGGACCCCCCTTCTGGGGTGGGGgagttggggagggggggggtcctggggggGGTTGTCGGGGTGCCCCtgaccccccccaccccggcagAACATCGACACGCTGGAGCGGGTGGCGGGGCTGGAGCCCGAGCTGCTGGTGGAGGCTCACGGCACCTTCTTCACCTCGCACTGCCTGCGCCCCTCCTGCCGGCAGCCCTACGGCCTCCAGTGGATGAAgggtatgggggggggggggggggggcacgccGTGGGACCCCCCCGGGGCACCACTGAGGCTGGGGGGGTGGCAGTGTGTCCCCGGGCTGGGCGAGGGGATAGCTCCAGGGTGGGCAGGGGGTCCCCATTCTCTGGGATGGGGTCCTAACGGGAGCTTGCTCTCCCCCACGTCCCCCCCCCATGTCCCTCTGTCTGTCCCCCCCATGTCCTCTGTGTGTCGtccccccatccctctgtgtccccccccaagcccccccccctcccactGAGCTCTCCCATCCCCATCTCTTCCAGAAAGGATTTTCTCATCCCTCGTCCCCAAATGCGAGAAGTGCCAGAGCGTGGTGAAACCCGGtgagtttggggggggggggggcgcatGGGGCCCCCCCTCAGCCCCTCTGCTCACCtccgccccccaccccccctctAGATATCGTTTTTTTCGGGGAGAGCCTCCCCTCGCGCTTCTTCACCCTCCTGCAATCGGTGAGTGGGTTTGTGGgggggccctgcagcccccccccccccccccttcccggatcggggctggggggggggacacaacACACCAGTGACCCCGCGGTGAcgtcccctctccccccaggACTTCCAGAAGGTCGACCTGCTCCTCATCATGGGCACCTCGCTGCAGGTCCAGCCCTTCGCCTCCCTCGTCAGCAGGTCGgacccccccccagctccccaagaccccccccccgctccccgctgcccccccgtGACcgtcccctcccctctctctcttcccccccccccagggtcCCCACCAACACCCCCCGGCTCCTCATCAACAAGGAGAAGACAGGGCAGGTGAGGAGCAGGGGGGCATcagggggtttggggggggctGCTAAAGCAGGGGGGGGCAAATGGGATTGGGGGGCAGGTGCTGctgccccctcctcctcacccttgtttccccccgccccagaGCGACCCCCTCATGTCCCTCATGGGCTTCGGCTGCGGCATGGACTTCGATTCGGACAAGGCTTACAGGCagggggggtcgggggggggttgagggggctgcagggggtttgggggggacggggggggcaTGGGGGAGGACTGGGCGGACCCCCGGGGGGCTGGGATGCCTGGCTTCCAGGGGGGGCGAGCACCCCCAGGTCTGTACCCTGtaggggggtgctggggggtcGGGGACCCCCCCAAGGTGGTTTTGGGGACACCCCCTCCCACGGGTCCTTCTGTCCCCACAGGGACGTGGCCTGGCTGGGGGAGTGCGACGCCGGCTGCCTGGCGCTGGCCGAGCTGCTGGGCTGGAAGGTAcctcccgccccccctcccaccaatttgggggggggggtggtccTGGCCTCTGCGCCCCCCCATCCCAGCTGcgacaaccccccccccccccgcctcactcaccatccctgtccctgcagaaggagctggaggagctggtgaAGAAGGAGCACGCCGCCATCGATGCCAAGGCCGCCCGGGAGGGCGAGGGCAAGGGCAAGGCCCGGGGGGGCGAGGGGAAGGCCCGGGGGGGCGATGGCGAGACCCCCGGGGACGCCAGCCAGCGCCAGGGGGGCAGCCGGGACCCCACGCCGTAGCACGGGGGGGCCGTGACATTAAATGGCTGCAGAGGCAGGTTATTGGCCTCGTCTGTTCCCttctgggggctgggggggggacacacaggCAGACATGGGGGGGATGGGGTTTGGGTGGGAGGGGGCGGTTGGGGGacctgggtgctggggggcggggggggccgggtttgggtgggaggggggtggTTTGGGCCCCCTCCGTGTCCcaccagggagcagggaggcaggaacAGGCGGGGTACGGATGCTGGGGGGGTCCCCAGGATGCCAGGGGGTACTGGTGCGGGGGGTCCTTGGTTACTAGGGGATACTGGCATGGGGGGGTCCCCAGTCACTGGGGGGTACTGGGCCAGGAACCAGGGGGAACTGGAGCTGGGGTCCCTAGTTACTGGGGGCTTACTGGTGTGGGGAATTTCCAGTTACTGGGGGGTAATGGGATGGGGGCTCCTGGTTACTGGGGGGCACTGGTGCGGGGGGTCCCCAGGGTTGTGGGGTGATGGGGATGGGAACTGGGGTACTGGAGTGTAATGGGGCTGGGTACTGGGGGAACTGGGATACAGGGGCGTGCTGGGGCcgtccctgccagcagcacacagcctgGGGGGGGGCTCCCCTGGACCCCCACTGTCACCATGGAGACCGTGAACCCCCATTTTATTGCCTTCTCCCGATATTTGTGCAATAAAGCAGTTTATTTCTAAAACCTGGCTGCGTCCTGGCCGGCCTTGGGGGGGCCCTCTGCCCGGTTTGGGGGCCCTGGGGGGCCCTGCTCGGCGCTGGGGGGTCCCTGCCTGGTTTGGggtccgggggggggggccctgcCCGGCTCCGGCGGCTCCCGCCTGCCCTGGGGGGTCCGGGGGGTCCCTACCTGAGGGGGCGCGGTGGGCAGGGCCAGCGCCAATAGGCGCGGGCCAATCCGAAGTGAAGGCTGAGGGAGGCGGTCAATCAGAGCGCGGGGCGGCAGGCGCGGGGGTTGATAGGCGGGAGAGTTAGCCAATGGGTGGGGGGCTGTCCTGGCGGGAGAGGCTGAAGAGGTTGCGAAGGGCATGAGAGGATCTAATCAGAGCCCAGGGTGGTTGATTGGCGTTGCCTTTGACCAATAGCCTGGCGAGCCGCTGCCGAAAGGACCTCTGGGAGCACCCGGAGAGGCGGCAGACGAAGGCGGAGTCTGAGTGCAAGGGCCAAGAAGAAGGGCGGGGCGCCGTTCAGACAGGCAGCCGCTCCAGCCAACCAGCTCGGTGGGCGGGCGGACGGACGCGAAATGCGGCCAGTGGAAGGCGGCGGTGCCGTTGACGGGCAGAAGCGCGGGCGAATGGGCGCGGGGCTGGCGGGCCGTCGGGCCCAATGGCGGCGGagggcggggccggcggcggaggGGCAGCGCCGCGAGCCAATGGGCCCGGAGCCCCGCCTTGAGTGGCGGAGGGGCGGGCCAATAGGGGCGTGGCGGAGGCGGCGCGGCGGAGTGAGGCGCCATGtcgcggcggcggtggcggggccCGCAGAGCGCGGAAGGCAGCGGCCGCGGGGGCGAGATGGGGAAGatggcggcgggcggcggcggcgggggcggctcGGGCCGCTACTACggtgggggcggcgggggcggcgaGGGCGGCCGCGCTCCCAAGCGCCAGAAGACGGACAacgcggagccgccgccgcaTGGGCCTggcgggccggggggggctgGTGGCGGGCCCGGCGCTGCCGGAGCGGTGAGCGGGGTCGGGGGAGGCCGGGGGGCGGTGGGGCCCttggagggggtggggggtgggcATCATGGCGGGGCCTGAggcgggaggggaggcagggctggggggaggatGGTGAGGAGCGGAGGGGGGAGCTCGTGGGCAAAATGTGCTCCTTGGAGGGGGGGCAAATATGGGGGGGGGCAGGGCTTGTGGGGGCGGATgggggcctgggggggggggggtcaaAGCAGGGGCAGGCTGGGCCTGAGAGGGCTGGAAATGGGGGGCAAGGTAGGCCTGGGGGACCGGGAGAGGGTGTGGGGGATGTTTAGGGGGCTAGGGACTGCCTGGAGGCAGCATGGGGTAGGCCAAGACCTTGGGGGGGCTCAGGTCAGGGATGGGGGGACACACAAGGTCTGCCTTGGTCAGGGCACGGAGCGGTCGGTACCAtcagggagaggggaagacaTCTTTTGAGGGTCAGGGCTGGACCCCGAGGGCCTGCAGGGCATCTGGGAACAGGTCTGGGGGAGTCAGGGCCCTGCAGGGTCTTTGCCCGCatcccccagcagcactgggagctCTTGGGTCGCAGCAAGTTCAAAACCGCTCCTTAACCACCAAGACGGGACCCTCGGCTACGGTGAAGGGCGGAGGGCGGGCTGGGACTCCCGCAGCGGTGGTTGAGACCTTACCCGGAGCGGTTTTTCTTGGTAGTGCCCCAGACGTGGATAATTTGGGGGAATAAAGAGGCCTCGGTGGCTCTGGGTGGGCGCCA
It includes:
- the SIRT2 gene encoding NAD-dependent protein deacetylase sirtuin-2, yielding MAEPDAPGARGDEAERDAESPASDTESGASGDSEMELLRSLLSRTLGLGGEKPEKVLDELTLEGVSRFLRSERCKNVVCMVGAGISTSAGIPDFRSPGTGLYANLQSYDLPYPEAIFEISFFKQHPEPFFALARELYPGQFKPTVCHYFMRLLQEKGLLLRCYTQNIDTLERVAGLEPELLVEAHGTFFTSHCLRPSCRQPYGLQWMKERIFSSLVPKCEKCQSVVKPDIVFFGESLPSRFFTLLQSDFQKVDLLLIMGTSLQVQPFASLVSRVPTNTPRLLINKEKTGQSDPLMSLMGFGCGMDFDSDKAYRDVAWLGECDAGCLALAELLGWKKELEELVKKEHAAIDAKAAREGEGKGKARGGEGKARGGDGETPGDASQRQGGSRDPTP